From a single Notolabrus celidotus isolate fNotCel1 chromosome 7, fNotCel1.pri, whole genome shotgun sequence genomic region:
- the LOC117815497 gene encoding CMRF35-like molecule 5, whose translation MKPINKNGRVGSNLTVTCSDWNLWGYEKDNMKYFCRSPCNDKDVIVKAEYGKTKRKNRIELTNSEQGLFVTFFNLQKSDSGKYYCGVGRYGPDGYIEVNVEVKDAETSSPLKTPNPVFVTDTTSPPTSTNGSTVFTDMSTNQSLLTAAPYASPTTGAGSVPYLIIGAIFIITLLMVLLKLLRKKTKKQKKAAARAQTPQEDVQEDDQYDAIRHEDGQSVSQPERFTAHDHAADPDSVYANCTVHQHTELTAQGDDNYSNTVFLNVATSSGVNSRGACSESRGTDQQSDSLYSVAQLPKKTQPAGKTKLNQLESNEDETLYSLAQRPRAT comes from the exons ATGAAGCCTATCAACAAAAATGGACGTGTTGGGTCAAATCTGACCGTCACATGCTCAGACTGGAACCTTTGGGGTTATGAGAAAGACAATATGAAGTACTTCTGTCGAAGTCCCTGCAACGACAAAGACGTCATCGTCAAAGCAGAATATGGAAAGACCAAACGTAAAAATCGGATTGAGTTAACTAACAGTGAACAAGGTTTATTTGTGACCTTCTTTAATCTACAAAAGTCAGACTCTGGGAAATATTACTGTGGAGTGGGGAGATATGGCCCTGATGGATACATAGAGGTGAATGTTGAAGTCAAGGATg CTGAAACTTCTAGTCCTCTGAAGACTCCAAACCCAGTCTTTGTTACTGATACAACCAGTCCGCCTACATCTACAAATGGCTCTACTGTTTTTActgacatgtctacaaaccAATCCCTGCTTACAGCAGCACCTTATGCATCACCTACAACAGGAGCTG gaaGTGTACCATATCTGATCATCGGTGCCATATTTATAATAACATTGCTGATGGTTCTGCTGAAACTCCtcaggaagaaaacaaagaaacaaaaga AGGCTGCTGCGAGAGCTCAGACGCCACAAGAAGATGTACAGGAG gaTGATCAATACGATGCAATCAGACACGAAGACGGGCAATCAGTGAGCCAACCTGAGAGGTTCACTGCCCATGACCACGCTGCAGATCCAGACAGTGTCTACGCTAATTGTACCGTCCACCAGCACACCGAGCTAACAGCTCAGGGTGACGACAACTATTCCAACaccgtttttttaaatgtagcaaCCAGCTCCGGGGTCAATTCAAGAGGGGCTTGTTCTGAAAGCAGAGGCACGGATCAACAAAGTGACTCTCTTTACTCTGTTGCTCAACTGCCCAAGAAAACTCAACCTGCAGGGAAAACCAAGCTAAATCAATTAGAAAGTAATGAAGATGAAACTTTGTATTCTCTGGCTCAGCGGCCAAGGGCAACTTAA